In Planktothrix serta PCC 8927, a single window of DNA contains:
- the avd gene encoding diversity-generating retroelement protein Avd — MTSSYLAEKINKMSELPIIQKTYDLIKWYVPILNRLPRDHKFTLGDRIITGLYDLLEGLILARYSPNKLNQLELLNGKLDILRHQTRILLDFELIKTERYEYIAKLINEIGTELGGWIKQQRKNTEKLPNL, encoded by the coding sequence ATGACATCCTCCTATTTAGCTGAAAAAATTAACAAAATGAGTGAATTACCGATTATCCAGAAAACCTATGATTTAATTAAATGGTATGTACCCATATTAAATCGCCTACCGCGAGATCATAAATTTACATTAGGAGATAGAATCATTACCGGACTTTATGACCTTCTCGAAGGATTAATTTTAGCCCGTTATTCCCCAAATAAACTAAACCAATTAGAATTATTGAATGGCAAATTAGATATTCTGCGCCATCAAACCAGAATATTATTAGATTTCGAGTTAATTAAAACTGAACGCTATGAGTATATCGCAAAATTGATTAATGAAATTGGCACAGAGTTAGGAGGATGGATTAAACAACAACGAAAAAACACCGAAAAGTTGCCTAATCTATAA
- a CDS encoding NAD(P)/FAD-dependent oxidoreductase, giving the protein MSSTNLQASNSDTTYHQIVIVGGGAGGITVAAQLMRKNSSLDIAIIEPSDKHYYQPAWTLVGGGVYNIEDTIKDEKNCIPAGVKWIKAYADQFEPENNVVITKEGQRIQYQYLVVCPGIQIDWHLVEGLKDAIGKNGVTSNYSLEYAPYTWELLKNFKGGTAIFTFPSTPIKCGGAPQKIMYLADDTFRNNGVREKSRVMYCTAVGKMFPIPGYCEALEKVVARRNIEVNYQHNLKAIKPETKEAIFSVTTGNGVEEVRIKYDLIHVTPPMSPPDFIKNSPLAVQPGGWVDVNKTTLQHNVYPNVFALGDASSLPTSKTAAAIRKQAPALVENLYGLIQSQKLTGSYDGYTCCPLITGYGKTIMAEFTYESKPDSSFPFDPTQERYSMWLAKLYVLPWLYWNRMLKGAPFEADRLKQLKGK; this is encoded by the coding sequence ATGTCAAGTACAAACCTACAAGCATCAAATTCCGATACAACCTACCATCAAATTGTCATCGTTGGGGGAGGAGCGGGAGGAATTACCGTCGCCGCCCAACTGATGCGGAAAAATTCCAGCCTCGATATTGCTATTATTGAACCCTCGGATAAACACTACTATCAACCCGCTTGGACGTTAGTGGGTGGGGGTGTTTATAACATTGAAGATACAATTAAGGATGAAAAAAACTGTATTCCGGCGGGTGTCAAATGGATTAAAGCTTATGCTGATCAATTTGAACCTGAAAATAATGTAGTCATTACTAAAGAGGGTCAACGGATTCAGTATCAATACTTAGTGGTTTGTCCGGGAATTCAAATTGATTGGCATTTAGTTGAAGGATTAAAAGATGCTATTGGTAAAAATGGTGTCACCAGTAATTATTCCCTAGAATATGCCCCCTACACTTGGGAATTGTTGAAGAATTTTAAAGGGGGAACAGCAATTTTTACCTTTCCATCCACACCGATTAAATGTGGAGGAGCACCCCAAAAAATTATGTATTTAGCGGATGATACTTTCCGCAACAATGGGGTACGGGAAAAAAGCCGGGTGATGTATTGTACGGCTGTTGGCAAAATGTTCCCCATTCCGGGCTATTGTGAAGCGTTAGAAAAAGTAGTTGCACGTCGCAATATTGAGGTTAATTATCAACATAATCTCAAAGCAATTAAACCGGAAACAAAAGAAGCCATTTTTTCTGTGACAACGGGTAACGGTGTGGAGGAAGTCAGGATTAAATATGATTTAATTCACGTCACGCCGCCCATGAGTCCCCCAGATTTTATTAAAAATAGTCCCTTAGCAGTGCAACCTGGGGGATGGGTGGATGTGAATAAAACAACATTACAACATAATGTTTATCCGAATGTATTTGCATTAGGAGATGCGTCTTCCCTACCCACTTCTAAAACGGCGGCGGCCATTCGTAAACAAGCGCCTGCGTTAGTAGAAAATCTCTATGGTTTAATTCAGTCGCAAAAACTAACCGGAAGTTATGATGGTTATACCTGCTGTCCGTTAATTACGGGTTATGGAAAAACGATTATGGCGGAGTTTACCTACGAGAGTAAACCCGACTCTAGTTTTCCTTTTGATCCTACCCAAGAACGCTATAGTATGTGGTTAGCCAAGCTTTATGTTTTACCTTGGTTATATTGGAATCGGATGTTAAAAGGTGCTCCCTTTGAAGCTGATCGTTTGAAGCAGTTAAAAGGAAAATAA
- the rpsJ gene encoding 30S ribosomal protein S10, with protein sequence MATIQQQKIRIRLKAFDRRLLDTSCEKIVDTANRTSATAIGPIPLPTRRRIYCLLRSPHVDKDSREHFETRTHRRIIDIYQPSSKTIDALMKLDLPAGVDIEVKL encoded by the coding sequence ATGGCCACTATTCAACAGCAAAAAATTCGGATTCGTCTCAAAGCGTTTGATCGTCGTTTACTTGATACCTCCTGCGAGAAAATTGTAGATACGGCCAATCGGACTAGCGCTACTGCCATTGGGCCGATTCCTTTACCCACAAGACGCCGGATTTACTGCTTACTGCGTTCTCCCCACGTTGATAAAGATTCACGCGAACACTTCGAGACTCGTACCCATCGTCGAATTATCGATATTTATCAGCCTTCTTCCAAAACCATTGATGCTTTGATGAAATTGGATTTACCTGCTGGAGTTGATATTGAAGTAAAACTCTAA
- a CDS encoding type II toxin-antitoxin system VapC family toxin: MSLIKIFFDTNVLVYAHDESANYHTESAELLQMTLEEKVQGIIAEQNIIELYRILTNPSAMKGNALNPSTARDLIAGTYLTGTLEILYPNHSTLDKVLELAVNGNFISARIFDIRLAALILDAGIDFFATYNISDFQGIPGLNPLRPPQILTAIPD; this comes from the coding sequence ATGAGTCTGATTAAGATATTTTTTGACACAAATGTTTTGGTCTACGCTCACGATGAATCTGCCAATTACCATACAGAATCGGCAGAATTACTGCAAATGACTTTAGAGGAAAAAGTTCAAGGTATCATCGCTGAACAAAACATCATTGAACTGTATAGAATTCTGACTAACCCTAGTGCTATGAAAGGTAATGCCTTAAACCCATCAACCGCTAGAGATTTAATTGCTGGAACCTACCTAACGGGTACTTTGGAAATCCTTTATCCTAATCATTCTACCCTAGACAAAGTATTGGAATTAGCCGTCAATGGTAATTTTATTTCAGCCAGAATTTTTGATATTAGACTAGCGGCTTTGATTTTAGATGCGGGCATTGATTTTTTTGCCACTTATAATATTAGTGATTTTCAGGGAATCCCTGGTTTAAACCCATTGAGACCACCACAAATTTTGACAGCTATACCAGATTAG
- a CDS encoding ABC1 kinase family protein, whose amino-acid sequence MTITQLQPINSVSPATIDVSSEFVEEHHPLPQPPEGTTPDESNQPALRYDPVAIADYYRSRVFQVWGRLLSIMVKFGSFALGLWLDGKRGKKVKTDRKRAIQLRITLTELGPAFIKVGQALSTRPDLVPPLYLEELTKLQDQLPPFPNELAYQFIEEELGDRPENIYAELSPDPLAAASLGQVYKGKLKTGEIVAVKVQRPGLSENIALDIYLLRTLAQWAKKTFKFIRSDLVAIMDEFGGRIYEEMDYNHEGRNAERFRQLYGNIQDIYVPRIYWDYTGRRVLTMEWINGSKLTNLEEVTAQGIDARYLIEVGVQCSLRQLLEHGFFHADPHPGNLLASPEGKLVYLDFGMMSEVKPYQRYGLLEAVVHLVNRDFEGLAKDYVKLEFLTPDTDLSPIIPALEKVFNNALGASVAELNFKSITDQLSDLMYEYPFRVPAYYALIIRSLVTLEGIAINVDPNFKVLSKAYPYVAKRLLTDPSVELRTSLKDLLFKEGSFRWNRLENLLKNAQHSDDYDINEVLNQTLDFLFSERGEFIREQLANEFVKSIDTASRNALTKAQSKVAEWMGVKVASTSAKEVKLTPDQNNLEHLQRIVNILQETKGFDPMLLVQRVPSLIVKPEVQHLSQKVAGELAQRAAARLIRELFLSSDPLISEDNQLGSSIQVNGHSANGKSVSKQPLSLPPSR is encoded by the coding sequence ATGACAATTACCCAACTCCAACCGATCAACTCGGTTTCTCCTGCAACCATTGATGTTTCCTCAGAATTTGTGGAGGAGCATCACCCTTTGCCTCAACCGCCAGAGGGGACAACCCCTGATGAATCTAATCAGCCCGCCTTACGCTACGATCCCGTTGCCATTGCCGATTATTACCGTTCCCGCGTCTTCCAAGTCTGGGGACGGCTGTTAAGCATTATGGTGAAATTTGGTTCCTTTGCCTTGGGCCTATGGTTAGATGGTAAACGAGGCAAAAAGGTTAAAACCGACCGCAAACGAGCGATTCAACTGCGAATCACCTTAACGGAACTTGGCCCTGCATTTATTAAAGTGGGACAGGCGTTATCAACCCGGCCCGATTTAGTTCCGCCTTTATATTTAGAAGAATTAACAAAATTACAAGATCAACTGCCTCCGTTTCCCAATGAACTCGCCTATCAATTTATTGAAGAAGAATTAGGCGATCGCCCGGAAAATATTTATGCAGAATTAAGTCCTGATCCCTTAGCTGCCGCTTCATTAGGACAGGTCTATAAAGGCAAATTAAAAACAGGCGAAATCGTGGCGGTCAAAGTTCAGCGTCCGGGGTTATCCGAAAATATTGCCCTGGATATTTATCTGTTACGAACCTTAGCTCAGTGGGCGAAGAAAACCTTTAAGTTTATTCGCAGCGATTTAGTCGCCATCATGGATGAATTTGGGGGTCGAATTTATGAAGAAATGGACTACAACCATGAAGGACGAAATGCCGAACGATTTCGACAACTTTATGGCAATATTCAGGATATTTATGTGCCTCGAATTTATTGGGATTATACGGGGCGTCGAGTGTTAACAATGGAGTGGATCAACGGTTCTAAATTAACGAATTTAGAAGAAGTTACCGCCCAAGGTATTGATGCGCGTTATTTAATTGAAGTTGGGGTGCAATGTTCCTTAAGACAATTATTAGAACATGGGTTTTTCCATGCTGATCCCCATCCGGGTAATTTATTAGCCAGTCCTGAAGGGAAATTAGTGTATCTGGATTTTGGCATGATGAGCGAGGTTAAACCCTATCAACGTTATGGGTTATTAGAAGCCGTTGTACATTTAGTCAATCGAGATTTTGAAGGGTTGGCGAAAGATTATGTCAAGTTGGAATTTTTAACCCCTGATACCGATTTAAGCCCAATTATTCCGGCTTTAGAAAAAGTGTTTAATAATGCGTTAGGGGCGAGTGTTGCCGAATTGAATTTTAAGAGTATTACGGATCAACTCTCAGATTTAATGTATGAATACCCGTTCCGAGTTCCGGCGTACTATGCGTTAATTATTCGGTCTTTGGTGACATTAGAAGGCATTGCTATTAACGTTGATCCCAACTTTAAAGTCTTAAGTAAAGCCTATCCCTATGTGGCTAAACGATTGTTAACTGATCCTTCGGTTGAGTTAAGAACATCCTTGAAAGACTTATTATTTAAAGAGGGATCATTTCGCTGGAATCGGTTAGAAAATCTACTCAAAAACGCTCAACATAGTGATGATTATGATATTAACGAAGTCTTGAATCAAACCCTCGATTTCTTATTCTCAGAGCGGGGGGAATTTATTCGGGAACAGTTAGCTAATGAATTTGTTAAAAGTATTGATACGGCTTCTCGTAATGCTTTGACAAAGGCTCAATCTAAAGTGGCTGAATGGATGGGAGTTAAAGTTGCCTCGACTTCGGCGAAAGAAGTTAAACTAACTCCCGATCAAAATAACTTAGAACACTTGCAACGGATTGTTAATATTCTCCAAGAAACCAAAGGGTTTGATCCGATGCTATTAGTGCAGCGTGTTCCCAGTTTAATTGTTAAACCCGAAGTGCAACATCTGAGTCAAAAAGTAGCCGGAGAATTAGCGCAACGGGCAGCAGCAAGACTGATTCGGGAATTATTTTTATCCTCTGATCCCCTAATTTCTGAGGATAATCAACTGGGGTCTAGTATTCAAGTAAACGGACATTCTGCTAATGGCAAATCAGTCTCCAAACAACCTTTATCTTTACCACCGAGTCGTTAA
- a CDS encoding SUMF1/EgtB/PvdO family nonheme iron enzyme — translation MEPWKWLNMGLEVVSRFMLQKTLVDGQKRNTDIVVANNAAMEEKRQQIQLAQYKLQCVQVANNAVIEEKKQEIQLEQIKLQYIQNRENREFQAQQTELNHQRQKELQEYIQSVNLAIHKSNIEFQRWRFEQEKSLQSELATYGRETQLIIAEYQRETAIKVAHNQAEVQKIFANWPLTLPPAQILESYNNNLIPLRVFIAPPKVQFEKFATTPQNFPDIELTINQKMRDFFDQYSQQGRPIEFLAGAWESKRFHSEASIKALFGMLKSEPTLILESEFDGDYLNFRVAYWTIGQLNYSYQTIISQLSYRDILYDSAKTRARKWKVTKDKLLALGKTQADIDKRGGDNEINLKIWEEEQSLREEGIEDDELEIHYKINSKHFEDLYQFLITCHFLVAGWIADTHHLFLHDFTPLLPQLLPDLTQNIPEGEVADSVIGMVISGYEQIYKILETESSHRLPELILELAQGLVNLPNKSWAKNQLINSVKSWLKLRNPVSQRNRVSEVSELWDRVNSVVIAKDLDYIEKINNLLESLGETHRVNIVQACYQRGQNHCQQGEYTTAIDDFTQVLLLEPNSPDANYNRGLAYSKLGEYQAAIEDYNQTLRLNPNYVEAYNNRANAYYKLGQYEKAIADYNSCLALNPNLPDVAHNRDVAQGVWDEKRRQQQTEVETKRRQEEERKRQEEAEKRRQQKEFEFDVITVNAQGKETKRERRRAEFFKQDLGNNISLEMVSIPGGTFMMGAAQNEAHASSDEYPQHPVNIAAFSMAKYPITQAQWEAVLALPKIKIDLKRDPSDFKGANRPVDSVTWHEAQEFCQRLSQKTGKTYRLPSEAEWEYACRAQTTSPFHFGETITADLANYEASNTYGNGPKGTYRQQTTDVGSFPPNAFGLYDMHGNVWEWCADPWHENYTGAPDDGSVWESGGNTQYRVIRGGSWFNYPWDCRSANRGRYVPGGRYWDYGFRVVSLPPAWTL, via the coding sequence ATGGAACCTTGGAAATGGTTGAATATGGGTTTAGAAGTGGTATCTCGATTTATGCTTCAAAAAACCCTAGTAGATGGCCAAAAGAGAAATACGGATATCGTTGTAGCTAACAATGCTGCGATGGAGGAAAAACGGCAACAAATTCAGTTAGCACAGTATAAATTACAATGTGTACAAGTTGCGAATAATGCTGTAATAGAGGAAAAAAAACAGGAAATTCAATTAGAACAAATTAAATTACAATATATCCAAAATCGAGAGAATCGAGAATTTCAAGCCCAACAAACTGAACTCAATCATCAACGACAAAAGGAACTCCAAGAATATATCCAAAGCGTTAATTTAGCCATCCATAAAAGCAATATTGAGTTTCAACGCTGGCGTTTTGAACAGGAAAAAAGCCTACAATCAGAATTAGCAACTTATGGTCGAGAAACCCAATTAATTATCGCCGAATATCAACGAGAAACCGCGATAAAAGTTGCCCATAACCAAGCAGAAGTTCAGAAAATTTTTGCTAATTGGCCGTTAACATTGCCTCCGGCGCAAATTTTAGAATCCTACAATAATAATTTAATTCCCCTGCGAGTTTTTATTGCGCCGCCTAAAGTTCAGTTTGAAAAGTTTGCCACCACGCCGCAAAATTTCCCTGATATTGAATTAACTATAAATCAAAAAATGCGCGATTTTTTTGATCAGTATTCTCAACAGGGAAGACCGATAGAATTTTTAGCAGGTGCTTGGGAAAGTAAACGCTTTCATAGCGAAGCCAGTATTAAAGCCTTATTCGGGATGCTAAAATCAGAACCGACATTAATATTAGAGTCGGAATTTGATGGAGATTATCTCAATTTCCGAGTCGCCTATTGGACAATAGGACAACTTAACTATTCCTATCAAACGATTATTTCTCAACTGTCCTATCGGGATATTTTATATGATTCTGCTAAAACTCGCGCCCGGAAATGGAAAGTTACAAAAGACAAACTATTAGCACTGGGAAAAACCCAAGCTGATATTGATAAACGGGGCGGGGATAATGAAATTAATCTCAAAATTTGGGAGGAAGAACAAAGTTTACGAGAGGAGGGAATAGAGGATGACGAGTTAGAAATTCACTATAAAATTAATAGCAAGCATTTTGAAGATTTGTACCAGTTTTTAATCACCTGTCATTTTCTGGTCGCAGGTTGGATAGCTGACACTCATCATTTATTTCTCCATGATTTCACGCCTTTATTACCGCAACTCCTCCCAGATTTAACTCAGAATATCCCCGAAGGAGAAGTTGCAGATTCAGTCATAGGGATGGTCATTTCTGGCTATGAACAAATCTACAAAATCCTAGAAACAGAAAGTTCTCATCGTCTCCCTGAATTAATCCTAGAATTAGCCCAGGGTTTAGTCAATTTACCCAATAAATCTTGGGCTAAAAATCAATTAATTAATTCTGTAAAATCTTGGTTGAAGTTAAGAAACCCGGTTTCTCAAAGAAACCGGGTTTCTGAAGTTTCTGAATTATGGGATAGAGTTAATTCTGTCGTAATAGCTAAGGATTTAGACTATATTGAAAAAATCAATAATTTGCTAGAATCCTTGGGAGAAACTCACCGGGTTAATATTGTTCAAGCCTGTTATCAACGGGGACAAAACCATTGTCAACAGGGAGAATATACGACCGCCATTGATGATTTTACCCAAGTTTTGTTACTCGAACCTAATTCTCCCGATGCCAATTATAATCGCGGATTAGCCTATAGTAAATTAGGGGAATATCAAGCCGCCATCGAAGATTATAACCAAACCTTGCGACTGAATCCGAATTATGTCGAGGCTTACAATAATCGCGCTAATGCCTATTATAAATTAGGGCAATATGAAAAAGCGATCGCCGATTACAATTCCTGTCTCGCCCTTAATCCTAATTTACCCGATGTCGCCCATAATCGGGATGTTGCTCAAGGAGTTTGGGATGAAAAACGACGTCAGCAACAAACGGAAGTAGAAACAAAACGCCGTCAGGAGGAAGAAAGAAAGCGTCAGGAAGAAGCAGAAAAACGCCGTCAGCAAAAGGAATTTGAGTTTGATGTCATTACTGTTAACGCCCAAGGAAAGGAAACCAAACGAGAACGCCGTCGGGCTGAATTTTTTAAACAAGATTTAGGCAATAATATCAGTTTAGAAATGGTATCCATTCCTGGGGGAACTTTTATGATGGGTGCGGCTCAAAATGAAGCCCATGCTAGTAGCGACGAATATCCCCAACATCCCGTTAATATTGCTGCATTTTCTATGGCAAAATATCCCATTACTCAAGCTCAATGGGAAGCCGTACTTGCATTACCTAAAATAAAAATAGACTTAAAGCGCGACCCCTCTGATTTTAAAGGCGCAAACCGACCTGTTGATAGTGTAACTTGGCATGAAGCGCAGGAATTCTGTCAGCGACTTTCCCAAAAAACAGGAAAAACCTATCGTTTACCTTCTGAGGCGGAATGGGAATACGCCTGTCGTGCTCAAACTACAAGTCCTTTCCATTTTGGCGAAACCATTACAGCCGATTTAGCTAATTATGAGGCAAGTAATACTTACGGCAATGGGCCAAAAGGAACCTATCGTCAACAAACCACCGATGTCGGTAGTTTCCCTCCAAATGCCTTTGGATTATACGATATGCACGGCAACGTTTGGGAATGGTGCGCTGACCCTTGGCATGAAAATTATACTGGTGCGCCAGATGATGGTAGCGTTTGGGAGTCGGGCGGAAATACTCAATACCGGGTGATTCGCGGTGGTTCGTGGTTCAACTATCCCTGGGATTGTCGCAGTGCCAATCGTGGCAGGTACGTGCCGGGCGGTCGGTACTGGGACTACGGTTTTCGTGTTGTTTCCCTCCCGCCTGCGTGGACTCTTTAG
- a CDS encoding LON peptidase substrate-binding domain-containing protein, which translates to MASSSSIAVRELPLFPLPEVVLFPGRPLPLHIFEFRYRIMMNTILNTDRRFGVLMFDPTQGQVASVGCCAEIVQYQRLPDDRIKMLTLGQQRFRVLEAVREKPYLVGLVEWIEDEPPQQDLRPLATEVERLLRDVVHLSGKLMEQNIELPDDIPDLPTELSYWVASNLYGVATEQQTLLEMLDTVTRLDREVEILTSTRNHLAARSALKDALK; encoded by the coding sequence ATGGCATCATCTTCCTCAATTGCAGTTCGAGAGCTTCCTCTATTTCCTCTACCGGAAGTGGTTCTATTTCCGGGTAGACCCCTGCCCCTGCATATTTTTGAATTTCGCTATCGGATTATGATGAATACTATCCTGAATACGGATCGCCGTTTTGGGGTATTGATGTTTGATCCGACTCAAGGCCAAGTCGCTTCTGTGGGTTGCTGTGCAGAAATTGTCCAATACCAACGTTTACCCGATGATCGGATCAAAATGCTGACGTTAGGACAGCAACGATTTCGGGTATTAGAAGCGGTTCGGGAAAAGCCTTATCTGGTGGGTTTGGTCGAATGGATTGAAGATGAACCCCCCCAACAAGATTTAAGACCTTTAGCAACGGAAGTAGAACGTTTGTTGCGGGATGTAGTTCATCTATCAGGAAAGTTGATGGAACAAAACATTGAACTTCCTGATGATATTCCTGATTTACCGACAGAACTCTCCTATTGGGTGGCCAGTAATCTCTACGGAGTCGCAACGGAACAACAAACCCTATTAGAAATGTTGGATACCGTCACCCGTTTGGATCGGGAAGTGGAGATTTTAACTTCAACTCGCAACCATTTAGCCGCACGCAGTGCGTTAAAGGATGCGTTAAAGTAA
- a CDS encoding RNA-guided endonuclease InsQ/TnpB family protein translates to MATKRVTFRLYPTQAQANKMHYWRKLHCALYNACVEHRKTSYKRFNKSVNYYDQQNCLPEFKEFWTDYKELGSHALQDTVKRVDLAFQRFFKLKSGYPKFKKSRRYKGWTYPCQSGWKALTNGKNGSLKISNLGTIKMREQARDWGKPKTCTILFTQGKWYASITVDCIPSRYQTDVGAIGLDFGTHHAIADSNGNFIENPRFVKVAQSKINKIAKTSRKKRPPQKKVKASRRWRKANKAISKIQSKVARQRQDWQHKVSTEIVSCNSFVATEKLNLKGMTRKSKGKNKRQKSGLNRSLLDVGIGNLKDLIKYKVTEAGGFYIEVPTQKVKPSQTCPNCGHQKKKTLAEREHHCVNCGFHCDRDVAAAMVMLNYARGMERASSDADENTSTGVRKLQASFSVEALETHIERDSGCA, encoded by the coding sequence ATGGCTACCAAAAGAGTGACTTTCCGACTCTATCCAACTCAAGCGCAAGCCAACAAAATGCACTATTGGCGAAAACTGCATTGTGCTTTATATAATGCTTGTGTAGAACATCGGAAAACATCTTACAAACGATTCAATAAGTCGGTCAATTATTACGACCAACAGAATTGTTTGCCAGAGTTCAAAGAATTCTGGACGGATTATAAGGAACTTGGTAGCCACGCATTACAAGACACTGTTAAACGAGTTGACCTAGCCTTTCAACGCTTCTTTAAGCTTAAATCTGGATATCCCAAGTTTAAGAAAAGTCGGCGTTATAAAGGATGGACTTATCCTTGTCAAAGCGGATGGAAAGCTTTAACCAATGGTAAAAATGGTTCCCTAAAAATCTCGAATTTAGGAACCATTAAAATGCGGGAACAAGCCAGAGATTGGGGAAAACCTAAAACTTGTACCATCCTGTTCACACAAGGAAAATGGTATGCGTCAATCACAGTTGACTGCATACCATCTCGTTATCAAACAGACGTTGGTGCGATTGGTTTAGACTTCGGAACTCATCATGCAATTGCCGACTCGAATGGTAATTTCATTGAGAATCCCAGATTTGTTAAAGTTGCTCAAAGCAAAATCAACAAAATCGCTAAAACCAGTCGCAAAAAAAGACCTCCTCAGAAGAAAGTTAAAGCTTCACGACGATGGAGAAAAGCGAATAAAGCCATCTCTAAAATCCAATCTAAGGTTGCCAGACAAAGACAAGATTGGCAGCATAAAGTGTCTACAGAAATCGTTAGCTGTAATAGCTTCGTAGCCACTGAGAAATTAAACCTTAAGGGGATGACTCGCAAGTCCAAAGGTAAAAATAAACGTCAGAAATCAGGATTAAATCGATCTTTACTTGACGTGGGGATTGGAAATCTCAAAGACTTAATTAAATATAAAGTCACTGAGGCAGGTGGGTTTTATATTGAGGTTCCAACTCAGAAAGTTAAACCTTCACAAACTTGCCCAAATTGCGGTCATCAGAAAAAGAAAACATTAGCAGAAAGAGAACATCATTGTGTTAATTGCGGGTTTCATTGTGATAGAGATGTTGCCGCAGCAATGGTGATGCTTAATTACGCAAGGGGTATGGAACGTGCCTCTTCAGACGCAGATGAGAATACCTCTACAGGAGTGCGGAAGCTTCAAGCAAGTTTCTCAGTTGAAGCGTTAGAAACGCACATCGAGCGCGATAGCGGATGTGCGTAG
- a CDS encoding type IV pilin-like G/H family protein produces the protein MKTEFKAKFLQYVSNRKKEEGFTLIELLVVIIIIGILAAIALPSFLSQANKAKQSEAKQYLASINKGQQAYYVENTKFGTDIPSLGIGIKTLTANYTYGAAAIAGGATAGATPAAGLKPYAAGVGLVGAANTDKTTQTILCEGAVGNTPAATNLSINGTAAPVCAGGFTAVSK, from the coding sequence ATGAAGACTGAATTTAAAGCGAAATTCCTGCAATACGTTTCTAATAGAAAAAAAGAAGAAGGTTTCACCTTAATTGAACTGTTAGTTGTTATTATCATTATCGGTATTCTGGCTGCGATCGCTCTGCCTTCCTTCCTCAGCCAAGCGAATAAAGCCAAACAATCTGAAGCCAAACAATACCTAGCTTCCATTAATAAAGGTCAACAAGCCTATTACGTAGAAAATACTAAGTTTGGTACTGATATTCCATCACTGGGTATTGGGATCAAAACCCTAACTGCTAATTATACTTACGGGGCAGCAGCTATAGCAGGCGGTGCTACAGCTGGAGCTACTCCAGCAGCGGGTCTCAAGCCTTATGCGGCAGGAGTTGGATTAGTGGGTGCTGCGAATACTGACAAAACAACCCAGACTATCCTGTGTGAAGGAGCCGTTGGTAACACTCCTGCTGCTACAAATCTAAGCATAAATGGTACAGCGGCGCCGGTTTGTGCTGGTGGTTTCACAGCAGTCTCTAAATAA